A segment of the Amycolatopsis thermophila genome:
CGGCTTCACCGGGCGGCAGAAGGTGCTGGCCGTCTGGAACATCGCCGACACGGCCAACGCCTTCTACGCCTGCCTCGACCTGCAGGTCGGCTGACCGCCACCGGCCGTCTCGCGGTGCGTCAGGTCGCGAGACGGCTGGTGATCCAGTTCTCCACCTCGGCCACGTGCCGGGCCGCCGCGCTGAACGCGGCCAGGCTGTCCCGGTCCCGCAGTGCCTGGTAGATCCCCAGGTGCTGCTGGTGCGTCCACGACGCCACGTCCTCCTTCACCAGCGCCCGCCAGATCCGCGCCCGCGCCGTGCGGTGCGCGATCGACTCGGCCAGCGACTCCAGCGTCCGGTTCCCGGTCGCCGCCACGATCGCCCCGTGGAAGGCCAGGTCCTCGGCCACCAGTTCCTCCGGATCGGTCAGCGACGCCATCCGCTCGACGCTCGCGTGCAGCACCGCCAACCGCGCGTCGGTCATCCGCGTCGCCGCCAGCGCCGTCGCGCCCGGTTCCAGCACCCGGCGGCACTCGAACAGCTCACCGAGGTGCCGGTCCTGCGACAGGTCGAGGAACTGCCCGAGCACGCGCACCATCTTGTCCGGCCGCAGATCGGTCACGAACGTGCCGGTGCCGCGCCGCACCTCGAGCACCCCGGCCATCACCAGCGCACGCACGGCCTCGCGCAGCGACAACCGCGACAGCTGCAGTTCCTCGGCCAGCGTGGCTTCCGGGGGCAGGCGGCTCCCCGGGCCGTACTCGCCCCGGGAGATGCGTTCGCGCAGCCGCTCGATCGCCACGTCGACGACGCCGCCCGTGCTCGTCTCGGTCATGTCCGACTTCCTACACCCCGCCACACTTCGCCGTCCGGGAAGGTGAACCGGCGCAGCGTGCCGGGCCGGATCTCGGCGCTGTAGCCGGGCGTCTCGGGCACCAGGTACCGCGCGCCGCGCATCCGCACCGGGTCGACGAAGTGCTCGTGCAGGTGGTCGACGTACTCCACCACCCGGTTCTCCATCGACCCGCTCACCGCGACGTAGTCGAACATCGACAGGTGCTGCACCAGCTCGCACAAGCCGACGCCGCCGGCGTGCGGGCACACCGGCACGCCGGCGGCCGCGGCGAGCAGCAGCGCGGCGACCGCCTCGTTGACCCCGCCCAGCCGGCACGCGTCGATCTGGCAGATCCCGATCGCGCCCGCGGCGAGGAACTGCTTGACCATCACCACGTTGTGCGCGTGCTCGCCGGTCGCGACCTTGACCGGCGCGATCGCCTCCGCGATGGCCGCGTGCCCGAGGACGTCGTCCGGGCTGGTCGGTTCCTCGAACCACCAGACGTCGAACCCGGCCAGCGCCTCCGCCCAGCGGATCGCGTCCGGCACGCCGAGCGTCTGGTTGGCGTCGATCATCAGGCGCCGGTGCGGGCCGAGGATCTCGCGCGCGATGCGGCAGCGCCGGACGTCGTCGTCGAGGTTCGCGCCGACCTTGAGCTTCACCGAGTCCCAGCCCGCCTCGACGGCCTCCCGGCACAGCCGCGCCAGTTTCGCGTCGTCGTAGCCGAGCCAGCCGGCGCTGGTCGTGTAGGCGGGGTAGCCGTGCCGGCGCAGGTGCGCCTCCCGCTCGGCGCGCCCGGATTCCTGGCGGCGCAACATCTCCAGCGCATCGTCCGGGGTGAGGACGTCGGTGAGGTAGCGCCAGTCGACGAGGTCGACGATCTGGCGCGGGCTCATGTCCGCCAGCAGCTTCCACACCGGTTTGCCGGCGAGTTTGCCCGCGAGGTCCCAGGCGGCGTTGACGACCGCGGCGGTGCCGAGGTGGATCGTGCCCTTGTCCGGGCCGAGCCACCGCAGCTGGCTGTCCGCGGCGAGGTGCCGGGCGAAGCCGCCGAGGTCGTGCACGACGTCGTCGACCGGAAGGCCGATCGCGCGCTCGCCTACCACGCGCGCCGCGGCCAGTGCCAGCTCGTTGCCGCGGCCGATGGTGAACGTGAACCCGTGGCCGCTGTGCCCCTCGTCGGTGCGCAGCACGACGTAGGCCGCGGAGTAGTCGGGGGCCTCGTTCATCGCGTCCGACCCGTCCAGCTCGCGCGAGGTGGGGAAGCGCAGGTCGACGGCGTCCAGGCCGGTGATGCGCGCGGTCATGGTCTGCTCCTCGGAGACATCTGATCTCACAGCTGAAATCGAGGCTACAACCCCTTGTTTTCGTCGAGCAACCTCTCCTATGGTTCCGGGACATCAGATCTCTGAAGGTCAACGTCGACCACTGGAGGTGTCGTGCCGAGCACGGTGCACGACGTCCGGCGCAAGGTCGCCCGGCGTCTGCTCCCGCCCCTGTTCGTGATGTTCGTGCTGTCGTTCCTCGACCGCACGAACGTGAGCCTGGTCAAGGACCACCTCGCCGCGAGTGCCGGCATTTCGGCCGCGGCGTACGGGTTCGGGGCCGGGGTGTTCTTCGTCGGCTACGCCGTGCTCGGCGTGCCGTCCAACCTCGTCCTGCACCGGATCGGCGCGCGGCGCTGGCTGTGCGGGATGATGATCGTGTGGGGTGCGCTGTCCTGCGCGATGGCCCTGGTGAGCGGGCCGGTCAGCTTCTACGTCCTGCGGTTCCTGCTCGGCGTCGCCGAGGCCGGGTTCTTCCCGGGCGTGATCCTCTACATCACCTACTGGTTCCCGGCGAGCGCGCGCGGCAAGGCGACCGGCGTGTTCCAGTCCGCCGTCGCGATCGCCAGCCTGATCGGCAACCCGCTCGGCGGCTGGCTGCTCGGGATGCACGGCCTGGGCGGGCTCGAAGGCTGGCAGTGGATGTTCCTCATCGAAGGCCTGCCGACCGTGGTCGTCGCGATCGCGGTGCCGTGGCTGCTCACCGACCGCCCGGAGCAGGCGCGCTGGCTGAGCGCGCAGGAGCGCGCGGTGCTCACCGCCGCCATCAAGGCCGACGAGCCGCCGCCGTCCGCGCGACCGGAGCGCGGGGTGCGCAAGGTAGTCGGCGATTCGCGGGTCCTGCGGCTGGTCTACGTGTACTTCGCCATCCAGCTCGGCGTCTACGGGGTGACGTTCTGGCTGCCCGCGCTGGTCAAGCGCATCGGCGGGCTGCCGGAGTTCAGCGTCGGGCTGATCTCGGCGATCCCGTGGCTGTTCGCGCTGCTCGGCGTGCTGGTGCTGCCGTGGCTGTCGGACCGCACGGGCAACCGCCGCACGCCGCTGCTCGTCGCGCTGATCTGCACCGCGGCCGGGCTGATCGGCGCGGTCGCGCTGCCGCCGGTGGCCGCGGTCGGCGCGCTGTGCGTCGCGGCGTTCGGGTTCCTCGGCGCGCAGCCGGTGTTCTGGACCGTACCGCCCACGATCCTCGCCGGCGTCCAGATCGCCGCGACGATCCCGCTCATCTCCGGCATCGGCAACCTCGGCGGGTTCGTCGGGCCGTACGCGATGGGCGCGATCGAGGACGCGACCGGCAGCGGGGCCGCCGGACTGTACCTCGTCGCCGCGGTGGTCGCCGTCGGCGCGCTGGTCGCCGCCACCTTCCGCTGGGTCGGTGGCCCGGGCACGAGTGTCATCGGGAAGAAGGGAAGCACACCATGCACCTCGTCCGCTTCGCCGACCGCGGCGGAAAGGTCCACTGTGGAGTGAGGACGGAGGCCGGTGTCGTCCCGTTCGACGGGGTCGACGGGATCGCCGGCCTGCTCGCGCTGCGCGCCGGGGAACTGCGGGCGCTCGTGACCGAGACGGCCGGGCGGGAACCGGCCGGGGACGTGCGGCTGCTCGCGCCGGTCGACGGCCGGATGGAGGTGTGGGCCGCCGGGGTGACCTACCGGCGCTCCCGCGAGGCCCGGATGGAGGAGAGCTCGGAACGCTCGGTGTACGAGAAGGTGTACGACGCCGCCCGCCCGGAGTTGTTCTTCAAGGCCGTGCCCTGGCGTGTGGTGACCGACGGTGAGCCGGTGACCGTGCGGGCGGACTCGCCGCTCAACGTCCCGGAGCCGGAACTGGGTCTCGTGGTGAACCGGCACGCCGAGATCGTCGGCTACACGGTGGTGGACGACGTCAGCTCCCGCTCGATCGAGGGGGAGAACCCGCTGTACCTGCCGCAGGCCAAGGTGTACGCGGGCAGCTGCGCGATGGCGCCCGGGATCCGCCCGGTGTGGGAGGTGGCCGACCCCCTCGCGCTGGAGATCACGATGACCGTGCGCCGCGGGACGGAAACCGCCTTCGCCGGCGCGGTCTCCACGAGCGCGCTGCACCGCGGGCTGGACGACCTGGTGCGGTACCTGTTCCTCGGACAGTCCTATCCGGACGGTGCGGTGCTGGCGACCGGGACCGGGATCGTGCCGGAGATGGACTTCACGCTGCGGCCGGGCGACGTCGTCGAGATCGCCATCAGTGAGGTGGGGAGGCTGGTCACACCCGTGGAGTGAGGGGAGCATGGGGTGATGAACCGCTGGAACCCGGATTCCGTCGCGCCGCCGGCGGGGCGCTACAGCCACCTCGCCGCCGTCCCGCCCGGGCACGAGCTCGTGTACCTCGCCGGGCAGCTCGGCGTCCTCCCGGACGGCAACCTCGCCGGGGCCGGCGCGGAAGCGCAGGCCCGGCAGATCTTCGCCAACATCGAGGCGCTGCTGACCGCGGCAGGGGGCGGTCCGCGGCACCTGGTGAAGCTGCTGGCGTTCGCCGCCGGGACCGAACACCTTCCCGGCTACCGCGCCGCACTGGCCGACACCTTCGAGCGCTGGTTCCCGGACGGCGACTACCCGGCGCAGTCCCTGGTCGTGGTGGCGGCGCTGGCCGCACCGCAATACGCCCTCGAGGTCGAGGCGATCGCTGCGATCCCGCGGTCGTGACCGGAGCGTCCCGCGGGTGGGGTTCGAGGTCGTGCCCGGCGCCGGCGACGCTCATGCCCGCCCCGCTCACGCCGAGCCGGCCGCCAGGTCGTGGGCGATGGCCGTCGCCGTGGCGGAGAGGGCTCCCACCCACGTCGGGAGCAGGTCGTGGTCGAAGCGGGCCGACGGCAGGGCCAGGGACAGCGCCGCCGCGGGTTCGTCGCCCGCCGGCCACGGGATCGCGACCCCGACGGCGGTCAGGCCGGTCTCGGTGAGCTGGTCGTTGATCGCGAACCCCCGTTTGCGGATCAGCCCCAGCTCCCGCCGCAGCCGGGTCAGGTTGACGTCCGTCCCGGCGTAGCGGCGGGTCAGCTCGCCGGGCGGCAATGCGGCCAGCAACGCCTTGCCGCCGGACGCCAGGTGTGCCGGCAGCACCCGCCCGGCCCGGTCGCCCACCCGCAGGATCTGGTCGCACTCCACCGACGCCGCGAACCGCACCTCCGCGCCCGCCAGGACCTGCAGGTTCACCGTCTCCCGCACCCGCGCCACCAGCGCCTGCAGGTGCGGCATCGCCGCCTGCCGCAGCAACGCCACCGGAGCGCCCACCGGATCGGCGGGCCGCAGCACCGGCCCGGCCCGGTAGCGCCGGTCGGGGCCCCGCTCGGCGAAATCCCGGTACACCAGCATCGCCAGCAGCCGGTGAGCCGTCGACCGGGAGACACCCAGGCGGGCGGCCGCCTCCGACACCCCCAGCGGCCCCTCCTGCTGCAGCAGCGTCGCCAGGTGGAGCGCGTGGTCGACGGAGTCGATCGCGTACGGCGGCTTGTTCTTCACAGCAGAATTCTAGATCCCTGCTGACAGAACTTCACTTACGTTCGTGCCATGCCCGCCGCTCCGCGCAACGCCGCGCCCCTGGTGACCGCCCTGTGCTGGGTGGTCGTCGTGTTCGACGGATACGACCTCATCGTCTACGGCACGGCCCTGCCGCGCCTGCTCACCGAACCCGGCTGGAACCTGACCAGCAGCACCGCCGGCCTGCTCGGCAGCCTCGCCTTCGCCGGCATGCTGCTGGGCGCCCTGCTCGCCGGCCGCCTGGCCGACACGCTCGGCCGCCGCCGGACGATCCTGGCCTGCACCGCCTGGTTCTCGGTGTTCACCGCGCTCTGCGCGATCGCGCCCGACCCCGTCACGTTCGGCGCGTTCCGGCTGCTCGCCGGGCTCGGGCTGGGCGGTCTGGTGCCCTCGGCCAACGCGCTCGGCAGCGAGTTCGTCCCCGCGCGCAGCCGCTCGGTGGTGTCCACGCTGATGATGTCCGGCGTCCCGATCGGCGGCAGCCTCGCCGCGCTGATCGGCATCGCGGTGCTGCCCCGCTACGGCTGGGAGGCGATGTTCCTCATCGCGCTCCTGGCGCTGGTGCTGGTGCTCCCGCTGTGCGCGTGGCTGCTGCCCGAGTCCCCGGCCTGGCTGCGCACCCGGGGCCGCACCAGCGAGGCCGAAGCGCTGGAGCAGCGCTTCGGCCTCGTCCCGGAGACGCGAACCGTGCCGCAGCGGGGTTTCCGCGCCCTGCTCAAACCGCCGTACACCGGCGCCACCGTCGCGTTCGCCCTCGCCACGCTCGCGACCCTGTTCGCCTGGTACG
Coding sequences within it:
- a CDS encoding fumarylacetoacetate hydrolase family protein, with product MRTEAGVVPFDGVDGIAGLLALRAGELRALVTETAGREPAGDVRLLAPVDGRMEVWAAGVTYRRSREARMEESSERSVYEKVYDAARPELFFKAVPWRVVTDGEPVTVRADSPLNVPEPELGLVVNRHAEIVGYTVVDDVSSRSIEGENPLYLPQAKVYAGSCAMAPGIRPVWEVADPLALEITMTVRRGTETAFAGAVSTSALHRGLDDLVRYLFLGQSYPDGAVLATGTGIVPEMDFTLRPGDVVEIAISEVGRLVTPVE
- a CDS encoding MFS transporter, whose translation is MPAAPRNAAPLVTALCWVVVVFDGYDLIVYGTALPRLLTEPGWNLTSSTAGLLGSLAFAGMLLGALLAGRLADTLGRRRTILACTAWFSVFTALCAIAPDPVTFGAFRLLAGLGLGGLVPSANALGSEFVPARSRSVVSTLMMSGVPIGGSLAALIGIAVLPRYGWEAMFLIALLALVLVLPLCAWLLPESPAWLRTRGRTSEAEALEQRFGLVPETRTVPQRGFRALLKPPYTGATVAFALATLATLFAWYGLGTWLPQLMRQSGFDLGSSLTFLLALNLGAVAGSLVTAWAGARMGPRRAAVLAAAVAAVGLLVLVLHPAQLVVYLALVLAGVGTHGTQCLIIAAVADHYPAPLRGSALGSALGVGRIGAVLAPQAGGWLLAAGLGVTSNFLVFAIGAAVASGFVSACPRPVVTQEGAVTR
- a CDS encoding RidA family protein, producing MMNRWNPDSVAPPAGRYSHLAAVPPGHELVYLAGQLGVLPDGNLAGAGAEAQARQIFANIEALLTAAGGGPRHLVKLLAFAAGTEHLPGYRAALADTFERWFPDGDYPAQSLVVVAALAAPQYALEVEAIAAIPRS
- a CDS encoding FadR/GntR family transcriptional regulator, which produces MTETSTGGVVDVAIERLRERISRGEYGPGSRLPPEATLAEELQLSRLSLREAVRALVMAGVLEVRRGTGTFVTDLRPDKMVRVLGQFLDLSQDRHLGELFECRRVLEPGATALAATRMTDARLAVLHASVERMASLTDPEELVAEDLAFHGAIVAATGNRTLESLAESIAHRTARARIWRALVKEDVASWTHQQHLGIYQALRDRDSLAAFSAAARHVAEVENWITSRLAT
- a CDS encoding IclR family transcriptional regulator, with the translated sequence MKNKPPYAIDSVDHALHLATLLQQEGPLGVSEAAARLGVSRSTAHRLLAMLVYRDFAERGPDRRYRAGPVLRPADPVGAPVALLRQAAMPHLQALVARVRETVNLQVLAGAEVRFAASVECDQILRVGDRAGRVLPAHLASGGKALLAALPPGELTRRYAGTDVNLTRLRRELGLIRKRGFAINDQLTETGLTAVGVAIPWPAGDEPAAALSLALPSARFDHDLLPTWVGALSATATAIAHDLAAGSA
- a CDS encoding enolase C-terminal domain-like protein — its product is MTARITGLDAVDLRFPTSRELDGSDAMNEAPDYSAAYVVLRTDEGHSGHGFTFTIGRGNELALAAARVVGERAIGLPVDDVVHDLGGFARHLAADSQLRWLGPDKGTIHLGTAAVVNAAWDLAGKLAGKPVWKLLADMSPRQIVDLVDWRYLTDVLTPDDALEMLRRQESGRAEREAHLRRHGYPAYTTSAGWLGYDDAKLARLCREAVEAGWDSVKLKVGANLDDDVRRCRIAREILGPHRRLMIDANQTLGVPDAIRWAEALAGFDVWWFEEPTSPDDVLGHAAIAEAIAPVKVATGEHAHNVVMVKQFLAAGAIGICQIDACRLGGVNEAVAALLLAAAAGVPVCPHAGGVGLCELVQHLSMFDYVAVSGSMENRVVEYVDHLHEHFVDPVRMRGARYLVPETPGYSAEIRPGTLRRFTFPDGEVWRGVGSRT
- a CDS encoding MFS transporter: MPSTVHDVRRKVARRLLPPLFVMFVLSFLDRTNVSLVKDHLAASAGISAAAYGFGAGVFFVGYAVLGVPSNLVLHRIGARRWLCGMMIVWGALSCAMALVSGPVSFYVLRFLLGVAEAGFFPGVILYITYWFPASARGKATGVFQSAVAIASLIGNPLGGWLLGMHGLGGLEGWQWMFLIEGLPTVVVAIAVPWLLTDRPEQARWLSAQERAVLTAAIKADEPPPSARPERGVRKVVGDSRVLRLVYVYFAIQLGVYGVTFWLPALVKRIGGLPEFSVGLISAIPWLFALLGVLVLPWLSDRTGNRRTPLLVALICTAAGLIGAVALPPVAAVGALCVAAFGFLGAQPVFWTVPPTILAGVQIAATIPLISGIGNLGGFVGPYAMGAIEDATGSGAAGLYLVAAVVAVGALVAATFRWVGGPGTSVIGKKGSTPCTSSASPTAAERSTVE